In one Paracholeplasma manati genomic region, the following are encoded:
- the pdo gene encoding protein disulfide oxidoreductase, whose amino-acid sequence MEKLFSQDVANQIKDIFKGMVNPITIKLYVDGNCDTCQETTQLLTETAELSDKINLDVIELADAGDDLVTYGIERTPAFIFLDDKGAYRGVKFNGIPAGHEINSFISAIMEMSGVEFKFSDKVLERIAKINKPVDIKVFVTLSCPHCPGAVQTAHRLAMLNSNVKGEMIEAQTFYDLSTKYNVSGVPKIVINDKIELLGNQPVEEFLKKIESL is encoded by the coding sequence ATGGAAAAACTATTTTCACAAGATGTAGCGAATCAAATTAAAGACATTTTTAAAGGGATGGTCAACCCAATCACCATCAAATTATACGTCGATGGCAACTGTGATACATGCCAAGAAACCACACAATTATTGACAGAAACTGCTGAACTTTCTGACAAAATCAATTTAGACGTCATTGAACTTGCCGATGCCGGTGATGACTTAGTGACTTATGGGATTGAAAGAACCCCAGCATTCATTTTCTTAGATGACAAAGGTGCGTATCGTGGCGTGAAGTTCAACGGGATTCCTGCGGGTCATGAAATCAATTCCTTCATTTCAGCCATCATGGAAATGTCTGGTGTTGAATTCAAATTCTCTGATAAAGTTTTAGAAAGAATCGCGAAAATCAACAAACCTGTAGACATCAAAGTATTCGTTACCCTAAGCTGCCCACACTGCCCAGGTGCAGTTCAAACCGCTCACCGCTTAGCGATGCTCAACAGTAACGTTAAAGGTGAAATGATTGAAGCCCAAACCTTCTATGATTTGTCTACGAAGTATAATGTCTCTGGTGTACCAAAAATTGTCATCAATGACAAGATTGAACTGCTTGGTAACCAACCTGTTGAAGAATTCTTAAAGAAAATCGAATCCTTATAA
- the buk gene encoding butyrate kinase produces MTHKLLIINPGSTSTKVALFENQTQVIKKSIAHDPTTLKQFKRMIDQYGFRKQAILDFISEAGYDVNQMTAVVGRGGLLKPLASGTYRVNEAMISDLRNAIRGEHASNLGALIADAIAKPLSIPAFIVDPVVVDEMHDLARYTGMKEIERVSTFHALNQKAVAKRAAKDLGKPYESLNLIIAHLGGGISVGSHEQGKVIDVNNALDGDGPMSPERSGSVPLGPLYKMCFSGQYTLEDIKRKNYGEGGMVAYLGTNDGMEIMKRIQSGDPLATKIHEVMCYQISKEIGAASTVLKGQVDAIILTGGFAYNKLTTDLITSRVSFIAPVHIYPGEDEMLALAEGALRVLNQQEEVKVYA; encoded by the coding sequence ATGACACATAAATTATTGATCATCAACCCAGGTTCTACTTCAACCAAAGTAGCCTTATTTGAAAATCAAACCCAAGTGATTAAAAAATCCATTGCTCATGACCCAACGACTTTAAAACAATTTAAACGGATGATTGACCAGTATGGTTTTAGAAAACAAGCCATTCTTGACTTTATCAGTGAAGCGGGCTATGATGTCAACCAAATGACCGCTGTAGTTGGTCGAGGTGGTCTACTCAAACCTCTAGCATCCGGTACATACCGAGTCAACGAAGCGATGATATCCGATTTAAGAAACGCGATTCGCGGTGAACACGCATCGAATTTGGGTGCCTTAATCGCGGACGCGATTGCGAAACCACTATCGATTCCAGCTTTCATCGTTGACCCCGTGGTTGTCGATGAAATGCATGATTTAGCTCGTTATACCGGCATGAAAGAAATCGAACGTGTGTCGACATTCCACGCTTTAAATCAAAAAGCGGTTGCGAAAAGAGCAGCGAAAGATTTGGGTAAACCTTATGAATCATTAAACCTCATCATTGCCCATTTAGGTGGGGGTATTTCCGTCGGTAGTCATGAGCAGGGTAAAGTCATCGACGTCAACAATGCATTAGATGGCGATGGACCAATGTCGCCTGAACGCAGTGGTTCGGTACCATTGGGTCCACTTTATAAAATGTGTTTTTCTGGTCAATATACCTTAGAAGATATTAAACGTAAAAACTATGGCGAAGGTGGGATGGTAGCTTATTTAGGCACCAATGATGGGATGGAAATCATGAAACGCATCCAATCTGGTGACCCACTCGCAACCAAGATTCACGAAGTCATGTGCTATCAAATATCGAAAGAAATTGGTGCGGCTTCGACAGTGCTTAAAGGACAGGTAGACGCCATCATTTTAACCGGTGGATTTGCTTATAATAAACTCACTACTGATTTGATTACGTCACGTGTATCCTTTATCGCACCAGTTCATATATATCCTGGTGAAGATGAAATGCTGGCGTTAGCTGAAGGGGCTTTACGTGTACTCAACCAACAAGAGGAGGTTAAAGTCTATGCCTAA
- a CDS encoding phosphate acyltransferase has product MPKTIQDLIELAKNKPQKRLVVAVANDPYVLKAVEHARQVLNIKPILVGDEIAITHELQALHYDIKAYQIVDEPNGVLACKQAAYMIRQGEGDILMKGLIDTSILLKAVLDKEFGIRGPRRLSHITLLELKHYHKLLLLSDAAMNIAPDVELKKEIILNGVEVLHKIGIEKPNVGVIAAVEKVNPKMVATTDAQALIESHTDVSYQIGGPFGLDNAINKEAALHKGVNDPMAGEVDFLLMPAIEAGNILYKALMFLSDAKSASVVCGATHPIVLTSRADSDETKFNSIALAALL; this is encoded by the coding sequence ATGCCTAAAACCATCCAAGACTTGATTGAATTAGCCAAAAATAAACCACAAAAGCGATTGGTCGTGGCGGTTGCGAATGACCCTTATGTATTAAAAGCCGTTGAACATGCCAGACAAGTATTGAATATTAAACCCATTTTGGTTGGCGATGAGATTGCCATTACGCATGAACTACAAGCCCTCCATTATGATATAAAAGCCTATCAAATCGTCGATGAACCCAATGGCGTTTTGGCTTGTAAACAAGCCGCTTACATGATTCGTCAAGGCGAAGGTGATATCTTGATGAAAGGTTTGATTGATACGTCGATTTTGCTTAAAGCAGTACTGGATAAAGAATTCGGTATCCGTGGTCCGAGACGTCTATCACACATCACTTTATTGGAACTCAAACATTATCACAAACTACTCCTTTTATCAGACGCTGCGATGAATATCGCTCCAGATGTTGAACTTAAAAAAGAAATCATCCTAAATGGCGTGGAAGTCCTCCACAAAATCGGCATTGAAAAGCCGAATGTGGGTGTGATTGCAGCGGTCGAAAAAGTCAATCCGAAGATGGTTGCAACCACCGATGCACAAGCATTAATCGAATCTCACACCGATGTTTCTTATCAAATTGGTGGTCCATTTGGTCTTGATAACGCCATCAATAAAGAGGCAGCGTTACACAAAGGGGTTAATGACCCTATGGCAGGTGAAGTCGATTTCTTATTGATGCCTGCCATTGAAGCTGGCAATATCTTATATAAAGCATTGATGTTTTTATCGGATGCGAAAAGCGCGAGTGTCGTTTGTGGTGCTACACACCCCATTGTATTAACCTCTCGTGCCGATAGCGATGAAACCAAATTTAACTCTATCGCACTTGCAGCCTTACTTTAA
- a CDS encoding endonuclease/exonuclease/phosphatase family protein → MKKILKFILKVVVLIVLLAGGFIGYLTLTEYKPAPIETVEIEQNPTQQVATNQNLSFMTFNTGYAGLGEDEDFVMDGGQKGRPDSQDVVEAYLAGIEGLISAHEADFYLLQEVDLKARRSFNLNQVTHYQDLLPNYHSTFAYNFNAVFVPFPVSLTDYIGPVKSGIQTLGRFKVESSERHQFPGEFSWPLRVANLKRAMMVNTYTITGSTKQLVVVNLHMSAYDGDGSLRAQEMAYLKAFMEAQTALGNYVIIGGDFNQTFPTAVDVYPTKPGLYQAYPIESSFLPAGYQWGIDITEPTCRLLNQPYEPTSDLNQYYIIDGFIVSNNITVNNVSVIQDNFKYSDHNPVFMTVTLN, encoded by the coding sequence ATGAAAAAAATATTGAAATTCATCCTTAAAGTCGTTGTTTTAATTGTTTTATTGGCTGGTGGTTTTATTGGATATTTAACCTTAACCGAATATAAACCAGCACCCATTGAAACGGTAGAAATTGAACAAAATCCTACCCAACAGGTAGCAACCAATCAAAATTTATCTTTCATGACATTCAATACAGGCTATGCCGGATTGGGCGAAGATGAAGATTTTGTGATGGATGGTGGCCAAAAAGGTCGACCAGACAGTCAAGATGTCGTTGAAGCCTATTTAGCTGGTATCGAAGGTTTAATCAGTGCCCACGAAGCCGATTTCTATTTACTTCAAGAAGTGGATTTAAAAGCAAGAAGAAGTTTCAATTTAAATCAAGTGACGCATTATCAAGACTTGTTACCCAATTATCATTCGACTTTCGCATACAACTTTAACGCTGTATTCGTGCCATTCCCAGTGTCGTTAACCGATTATATTGGACCGGTAAAAAGTGGGATACAAACCCTAGGTCGTTTCAAAGTAGAATCCTCAGAGCGTCATCAATTCCCAGGTGAATTCAGTTGGCCACTCAGGGTCGCGAACTTGAAACGTGCCATGATGGTCAACACCTATACAATTACAGGGTCTACAAAGCAATTGGTAGTTGTTAATCTACACATGTCTGCGTATGATGGCGATGGTTCCTTACGAGCTCAAGAAATGGCTTATTTGAAAGCATTCATGGAAGCACAAACCGCTTTAGGCAATTATGTCATCATTGGTGGGGACTTCAATCAGACTTTCCCAACAGCGGTAGATGTGTATCCAACCAAACCGGGTTTATATCAAGCCTATCCGATCGAATCCAGTTTCTTACCTGCCGGATACCAATGGGGTATTGACATCACCGAACCGACCTGTCGTTTGCTGAATCAACCCTATGAACCAACGAGTGATTTAAATCAATATTACATCATCGATGGGTTCATTGTTTCAAATAACATCACGGTCAATAACGTATCTGTCATTCAAGACAACTTTAAATACAGCGATCACAACCCTGTATTCATGACAGTTACATTGAACTAA
- a CDS encoding RluA family pseudouridine synthase — MATLNIKVHPSFHQKTLKDFFDFYHVGKKNQYKLTLQGVYIDGKKAVTQHHIEQGQTITIELEDMILPMAAKAPIEVIYEDDDLLIVNKPIDLLVHTDGIAKDDLNQRVTYYMARKGYKQEVLPAHRLDKDTSGMVIYAKHILALSYLSYLFESHQMEKTYVALTTPNLRQKKGRIDKAIGASRHEDKQIINDQGQSALSLYEVIEQNPDYARLKVSILGGRKHQIRVHLAFIGHPILGDKLYGGLSYERLALHFHQVSFVHPTSLVKVNFESKVPF; from the coding sequence ATGGCCACATTAAACATAAAAGTACACCCAAGTTTCCATCAAAAAACCCTCAAGGATTTTTTTGATTTTTACCATGTGGGTAAGAAAAACCAATACAAACTCACCTTACAAGGGGTGTATATCGATGGGAAGAAAGCAGTCACCCAACACCATATCGAACAAGGACAAACCATTACCATTGAATTAGAAGATATGATTTTACCGATGGCTGCGAAAGCACCCATCGAAGTCATCTATGAAGATGATGATTTATTGATCGTTAATAAACCCATTGATTTATTGGTCCATACCGATGGGATTGCGAAAGACGATTTAAACCAAAGGGTAACCTATTATATGGCTAGAAAAGGCTATAAACAAGAAGTACTTCCGGCCCATCGTTTGGATAAAGATACGTCTGGGATGGTCATCTACGCCAAACACATTTTAGCGTTGAGTTATTTATCTTATTTATTTGAAAGTCATCAAATGGAAAAGACGTATGTGGCGTTAACAACACCCAACCTCAGACAAAAAAAAGGACGCATCGATAAAGCCATTGGTGCGAGCAGACATGAAGATAAGCAAATCATAAACGATCAAGGACAATCTGCGTTAAGTTTATATGAAGTCATAGAACAAAACCCAGATTATGCACGGTTAAAAGTATCGATACTGGGCGGTCGTAAACACCAAATTCGAGTCCACCTCGCATTCATTGGACACCCTATTTTAGGGGATAAACTGTATGGTGGATTATCTTATGAACGACTTGCGTTACATTTTCATCAAGTTTCATTTGTTCACCCAACTTCTTTAGTAAAAGTGAACTTTGAATCGAAAGTACCATTTTAG
- a CDS encoding RsmB/NOP family class I SAM-dependent RNA methyltransferase yields MSTIDFIESKIKSYYPNHVEAIMAGLKAPKKVTFRINTLKSSIEAVLSTLEKQGLMVTPVDFSEIAFILNEGHEQDLQSLDIYDQGHIYLQSLSSMLPPIVLNPQKGDILDMAAAPGGKTTQMAALTHGLCTITACEQNPIRAQKLKYNLDKQGATKVTVITKDARQLDDFFRFDHILLDAPCSGSGTLDLNHEKHLQNFTDHLIQKSIQTQKALILKAIELLKPKQTMVYSTCSILKSENEDIVKFALKTNKVDIVPIDLNIEGVLPSDIPGVITVMPSALYEGFFIALLRKK; encoded by the coding sequence ATGTCAACCATTGACTTCATTGAAAGTAAAATTAAATCCTATTATCCAAACCATGTTGAAGCAATTATGGCAGGGTTAAAAGCGCCTAAAAAAGTCACATTTCGTATAAATACCCTCAAGTCTTCTATAGAAGCAGTATTAAGTACACTTGAAAAGCAGGGCTTAATGGTCACGCCAGTAGATTTCAGTGAAATCGCATTTATATTAAATGAAGGTCATGAACAAGACCTTCAATCGTTAGATATTTATGACCAAGGACACATCTACCTGCAAAGTCTTTCCTCGATGTTACCCCCCATTGTATTAAACCCTCAAAAAGGGGATATATTAGATATGGCAGCAGCCCCAGGAGGAAAAACCACCCAAATGGCTGCTTTAACACATGGATTGTGCACCATCACAGCCTGTGAACAAAATCCAATTCGAGCTCAAAAACTCAAGTACAATTTGGATAAACAAGGCGCAACCAAAGTGACGGTCATCACCAAGGATGCAAGACAACTGGATGATTTTTTTCGGTTTGATCATATCCTTTTAGACGCCCCATGTAGTGGATCAGGCACACTGGATTTAAATCATGAAAAGCATTTACAAAACTTTACAGATCACTTGATTCAAAAATCGATTCAAACCCAAAAAGCACTGATATTAAAAGCGATTGAACTCTTAAAACCAAAACAAACCATGGTGTATTCCACCTGTTCGATCTTAAAATCAGAAAATGAAGACATCGTCAAATTCGCCTTAAAAACGAATAAAGTCGACATCGTTCCGATCGATTTAAACATTGAAGGCGTATTACCATCGGATATCCCTGGTGTCATCACCGTGATGCCGAGTGCATTATATGAAGGCTTTTTCATCGCCTTATTGAGGAAAAAATAA
- a CDS encoding phosphatidylglycerophosphatase A family protein — translation MSETTLSKKEYNRLNDTKKYDIIKQRLKDRGVELIDIAKITFDLQKPYVQNLTIELCLEHVDRVILKREVQHAVLVGIELDVLAEQKIISEPLLSMMLGDYGLFGIDEILALSIVNVYGSIGLTNFGYVDKLKPGIIGTIDEAGKEEGHCNTFLDDIIGAIASAAASSIAHKYAT, via the coding sequence ATGAGTGAAACTACTTTAAGTAAAAAAGAGTACAACCGTTTGAATGATACAAAGAAATACGACATCATCAAACAACGTTTAAAAGACCGTGGTGTTGAATTGATTGATATCGCGAAAATCACGTTTGACCTTCAAAAACCATACGTTCAAAACCTTACCATTGAACTTTGTTTAGAACATGTTGACCGTGTCATTTTAAAACGTGAAGTTCAACACGCCGTATTGGTTGGTATCGAACTCGATGTGCTTGCTGAACAAAAAATAATCAGCGAACCACTACTCTCGATGATGCTTGGTGACTATGGTCTATTTGGTATCGATGAGATTTTGGCACTCTCGATTGTCAATGTCTATGGTTCGATTGGTTTGACCAATTTCGGTTATGTCGATAAACTCAAACCTGGTATCATCGGTACAATTGATGAAGCCGGTAAGGAAGAAGGGCATTGCAATACGTTCTTAGACGATATTATTGGTGCCATCGCATCCGCAGCAGCCAGTTCCATCGCACACAAATACGCGACATAA
- a CDS encoding InlB B-repeat-containing protein: MKKIMAVLALLLVSFGLVACDQSSLQKITFETNQGTTIDAIEFSGEYDITRLSQFTTTREGYTFVGWFTNASLDASSALTVNIDKSVTLYAKWELVNYSITYHLNEGVNASGNPSSFTILDTVNLQNPTRSGYVFAGWHKDAQLTQVVTSIPAGSKANVELYAKWSLDTSITYNITWQNEDGSVLKTEAVAQGSMPAYDGIPTKAETETHTFTFAGWSPALSVVSGDQTYVATYTMTSKYAGVAFTPTALNTIFGFDVYALMPGVVSQDYLLIDASDPTWFEVYIDFFDWDSEDADAYIALMDQNLTYDDTEESWVVGDYFIYLYEDPDTYPGLVVYGIVLYGNVEQGGGDKADYDPAALNALFGYDIYAAMPAFQTNDAELVDFSEGTTKEVYIDIFDWVEADALAYMDLLDALLPYDDVEESWVIGDYFLYVYADDETYPGQMVYGIGIYGEAGSGPVDPVEGVYYAFNVQDTTASVAGSYKDTLDQTITFPGSEGKVIVKVSHLANITATPPGGLTNGFIFAASVSGNANPVTYLEIDTLGQVIQSISFEIEARDGFSPRLAGAKVQTWNGSAWVDLAGGDFYSQLSTDMKTITIANVNASKFRLLFVGNGETSNGGQVKISTVQLLTGSTAPAIESWSDMIQVLGGNLNESSLATLLPELEGITNFVLSKINNSEYKVTGDFAYADHQTRVNNYIQSLLLKGYLLDSVLSSSRGQNVYSLEINNDLAYAVYVVTNGTTIEVRVWKFDPVVEPANLSTLTTRQTINQYEVATFGKSGLPSTGTFDVLVIPVEIKDNPFPSDYASKLDLVFNGTAAATGWQSVASYYYTSSWGSLDITFDIAPKYTTINNKSYYQGFSDEGDQYAIVEALNGLNSQIDYSQYDSNNDGQIDAVIFIYSVAYSDSDPWWAWVYSAQYGVANSLDLLDGKKFDYYFWASYTFINDPLQGLSGLVVNAETFVHELGHLMGMPDLYPYSDTLQFGPVGGFDMMDYNSGDHGPFNKMVYGWLQPLLATTGSYQVTLDAYSTDNDGLNNTLLIPYNSNDLNDGNAFDEYLLIMFYTPNGLYTGHLGTPYVLDNAGIVIYHVDARMNSNNTYWGEYFLRNNSGTSNFIVELLEADFNASIPTASNSGIAQSDILTSGSINLSTYRWSQGGAINVTIEIAQAFNNNSTQAVLNVNVS; the protein is encoded by the coding sequence ATGAAGAAAATAATGGCCGTTTTGGCATTATTGTTGGTCTCTTTCGGATTGGTAGCTTGTGATCAAAGTAGCCTTCAAAAAATCACATTCGAAACCAACCAAGGAACCACCATTGACGCAATCGAATTTAGTGGTGAATATGACATCACTCGATTGAGTCAATTCACAACCACCAGAGAAGGGTATACCTTTGTTGGATGGTTCACCAATGCTTCACTCGATGCTTCATCTGCATTGACTGTAAACATTGATAAATCCGTAACGCTTTATGCGAAATGGGAATTGGTTAATTATAGCATCACTTACCACTTAAATGAAGGCGTCAATGCGAGTGGTAACCCAAGTAGTTTCACGATTTTAGATACCGTGAATCTACAAAATCCAACCAGAAGTGGATATGTCTTTGCTGGATGGCATAAAGATGCTCAATTGACACAAGTAGTCACAAGCATCCCAGCCGGTTCTAAAGCCAATGTCGAACTTTACGCGAAATGGTCCTTAGATACCAGCATTACTTACAACATCACTTGGCAAAATGAAGATGGGTCTGTATTAAAGACCGAAGCGGTTGCTCAAGGCTCGATGCCTGCTTATGATGGTATTCCAACCAAAGCAGAAACCGAAACCCATACATTTACCTTTGCAGGTTGGTCACCAGCATTATCTGTTGTTTCAGGCGATCAAACTTATGTCGCAACCTATACCATGACATCAAAATATGCAGGGGTTGCTTTTACACCGACTGCACTCAATACCATTTTTGGTTTTGATGTTTATGCGTTGATGCCAGGAGTCGTTAGCCAAGATTACTTATTGATTGATGCGAGCGATCCAACCTGGTTTGAAGTTTATATCGATTTCTTCGATTGGGATTCAGAAGATGCAGATGCTTATATCGCACTCATGGATCAAAATCTTACCTACGATGATACCGAAGAATCTTGGGTAGTTGGGGATTATTTCATTTATTTATATGAAGACCCAGATACATACCCAGGTCTAGTCGTTTATGGCATTGTTCTTTACGGCAACGTTGAACAAGGTGGTGGCGATAAAGCCGATTATGACCCAGCTGCACTCAATGCGTTGTTTGGTTATGATATTTACGCTGCAATGCCAGCATTCCAAACCAATGATGCAGAATTGGTTGATTTTTCTGAAGGCACAACCAAAGAAGTATACATCGATATTTTTGACTGGGTTGAAGCCGATGCTTTAGCTTATATGGATTTATTGGATGCTTTATTACCTTATGACGATGTTGAAGAGTCATGGGTGATTGGCGATTATTTCTTATATGTTTATGCTGACGATGAAACCTATCCAGGACAAATGGTCTATGGTATTGGTATTTATGGTGAAGCTGGCAGTGGTCCAGTCGACCCAGTAGAAGGTGTCTACTACGCATTTAATGTTCAAGACACCACCGCTAGTGTTGCAGGCAGTTATAAAGATACACTAGACCAAACCATTACCTTCCCGGGTAGTGAAGGCAAAGTCATCGTTAAGGTTAGTCATTTGGCAAATATTACAGCAACCCCACCAGGTGGATTGACCAACGGGTTCATTTTCGCAGCCTCTGTCAGTGGTAATGCGAACCCTGTGACATACCTTGAAATCGATACTTTAGGTCAAGTGATTCAATCCATCTCATTCGAAATTGAAGCGAGAGACGGGTTCTCACCACGTCTAGCAGGTGCGAAAGTTCAAACATGGAATGGTTCTGCATGGGTAGACCTTGCGGGAGGCGATTTCTACAGTCAACTTTCTACAGATATGAAGACCATCACGATTGCGAATGTCAATGCGTCTAAATTCAGATTATTATTCGTCGGTAATGGCGAAACCAGCAATGGTGGACAAGTGAAGATTTCAACCGTACAGTTATTAACTGGTTCAACCGCTCCAGCGATTGAATCTTGGTCAGATATGATTCAAGTCTTAGGTGGAAACCTTAACGAATCTTCGTTAGCAACCTTACTACCTGAACTTGAAGGCATTACCAACTTTGTTTTATCTAAAATCAACAACTCAGAATATAAAGTGACTGGTGATTTTGCTTATGCAGATCATCAAACCCGTGTGAACAACTATATTCAAAGTTTATTGTTAAAAGGCTATCTACTTGATTCTGTATTGAGTTCAAGTCGTGGTCAAAATGTCTATTCATTGGAAATCAATAACGATTTAGCTTATGCCGTTTATGTCGTTACCAATGGCACAACCATCGAAGTGCGTGTTTGGAAGTTTGACCCTGTGGTTGAACCTGCCAATTTATCTACATTAACAACACGTCAAACCATCAATCAATATGAAGTAGCAACCTTCGGTAAATCTGGATTGCCTTCAACGGGGACATTTGATGTTTTAGTCATTCCGGTTGAAATCAAAGACAATCCGTTCCCAAGCGATTATGCTTCTAAATTAGACTTGGTATTTAACGGTACAGCAGCCGCTACCGGTTGGCAATCGGTTGCGTCCTACTATTACACCAGTTCATGGGGTAGTTTAGATATTACCTTTGACATCGCACCGAAGTATACCACCATCAACAATAAATCCTATTATCAAGGGTTCAGTGATGAAGGCGATCAATACGCCATCGTTGAAGCTTTAAATGGGTTAAACAGCCAAATCGATTATAGCCAATACGATTCGAATAATGATGGTCAAATCGACGCTGTTATTTTCATCTATTCCGTAGCGTATTCTGATTCCGATCCATGGTGGGCATGGGTTTACAGTGCCCAATATGGGGTTGCGAATAGCTTGGATTTACTTGACGGGAAGAAGTTTGATTATTATTTCTGGGCAAGTTATACATTCATCAATGACCCACTTCAAGGTTTATCCGGATTGGTTGTCAATGCAGAAACCTTTGTCCATGAATTAGGACACTTGATGGGTATGCCTGACTTATACCCATATTCAGACACCTTACAATTTGGTCCTGTGGGTGGATTCGATATGATGGATTACAACTCAGGGGATCATGGTCCATTCAATAAGATGGTTTACGGTTGGTTACAACCACTCCTCGCGACCACAGGTTCTTATCAAGTCACCCTAGACGCGTATTCAACCGATAACGATGGTCTTAATAACACTTTATTGATTCCATACAATTCAAACGATTTAAACGATGGTAATGCCTTCGATGAGTACTTATTAATCATGTTCTATACACCAAATGGGTTGTATACAGGACATTTAGGTACACCTTATGTATTAGACAACGCTGGCATCGTGATTTATCATGTGGATGCGAGAATGAATTCGAACAATACCTATTGGGGAGAATACTTCTTAAGAAACAACAGCGGCACATCTAATTTCATAGTTGAATTGTTAGAAGCAGATTTCAACGCATCGATTCCAACAGCCTCAAACAGTGGTATCGCACAATCCGATATTCTCACTTCAGGGTCAATCAATTTAAGTACCTATCGTTGGAGCCAAGGTGGTGCCATCAATGTCACCATTGAAATCGCCCAAGCATTCAATAATAACAGTACTCAAGCGGTTTTAAACGTTAACGTATCCTAA
- a CDS encoding amidase family protein codes for MDLKTCISKLNHQEISSVELVQLAIQKHQENLDKNAIGSIWADALKWAEKLDEERKNGHVRSALHGIPIAIKDNILFNDGTPTTCNSYAFHDFIPPFNASIVDKLLEAGIIPLFKANLSEFAYFMSDEDMPSGYGSMHGQVKHPFDETIDPYGSSTGSAVSVKLGIIPISIGSETNGSLMAPAYQCQIVSFKPTFGRVSKYGIIPISHTQDTAGPMGNTVFDCALLMDVLSFADTNDPDTLKHVHKPVSLALDKPLKPSKVGLLSLSNYPYDEDSKKVYEQTKTRLVSMGHTVVEFSTEYPNMDNNPTLKIEFKANMNGFLERVKGHTPHQTLSDIIEFNQKHTERCLKYGQSLLIQSNETDGDLNGAFYLEKRADLLDKAGYLERIMIEQDLIAVASPFWLSYAPIYGNPSVCIPEGIYSGKPKAMVFVGKKDDDETLLRLCHQYERQK; via the coding sequence ATGGACTTGAAAACCTGTATTTCAAAATTGAATCATCAAGAAATCAGTAGTGTTGAATTGGTTCAACTGGCCATTCAAAAGCATCAAGAAAACTTAGATAAAAACGCGATTGGTTCTATATGGGCGGATGCTTTGAAATGGGCAGAAAAACTCGATGAAGAGCGAAAAAACGGTCATGTACGCAGTGCTTTACATGGGATACCCATCGCGATTAAAGACAACATCTTATTCAATGATGGCACACCGACGACCTGTAATTCCTATGCTTTCCATGATTTTATTCCACCTTTCAATGCGAGTATTGTGGATAAACTGTTAGAAGCTGGCATCATCCCTTTATTTAAAGCGAATTTATCTGAATTTGCTTATTTCATGAGCGATGAAGATATGCCTTCTGGATATGGTTCGATGCATGGTCAAGTCAAACACCCATTCGATGAAACCATTGATCCTTATGGGTCATCTACAGGCAGTGCTGTCTCGGTTAAATTAGGCATCATACCCATCAGTATTGGTTCAGAAACTAATGGATCCTTGATGGCCCCTGCGTATCAATGCCAAATTGTCTCATTCAAACCCACTTTCGGACGTGTATCTAAATACGGTATCATCCCAATTTCACATACCCAAGATACAGCAGGACCGATGGGCAATACCGTATTTGATTGTGCTTTATTGATGGATGTCTTATCGTTTGCTGATACAAATGACCCAGATACATTAAAACACGTCCATAAACCGGTATCTTTGGCTTTAGATAAACCTTTAAAACCCTCCAAGGTCGGTTTATTGTCACTATCCAATTACCCTTACGATGAGGATTCGAAAAAGGTCTATGAACAAACCAAAACTAGATTGGTTTCGATGGGTCATACTGTAGTTGAATTCAGTACTGAATACCCAAATATGGACAATAACCCCACCCTTAAAATCGAATTCAAAGCGAACATGAACGGTTTTCTTGAACGCGTTAAAGGACATACCCCACACCAAACACTTTCGGATATCATTGAATTTAATCAGAAGCATACTGAACGCTGTTTAAAATACGGTCAAAGTCTTTTGATACAATCCAATGAAACCGATGGCGATTTGAATGGTGCATTCTACCTAGAAAAAAGAGCCGATTTGCTGGATAAAGCAGGGTATTTAGAACGTATCATGATTGAACAAGATTTAATCGCGGTCGCTTCCCCATTTTGGCTATCTTATGCACCTATTTATGGTAACCCTTCGGTTTGTATCCCAGAAGGGATTTATTCAGGGAAACCCAAAGCGATGGTATTTGTCGGTAAAAAAGACGATGATGAAACACTCTTAAGGTTATGTCATCAATATGAACGTCAGAAATGA